Genomic window (Chionomys nivalis chromosome 7, mChiNiv1.1, whole genome shotgun sequence):
CAACATAAACTTAACACATTTTTGTCAAACTAAGGAATTTGAATTTCTTCCATGTGGATAGTGGCAGCCTCTCTTAATTTTACTGTGTCCAAGTATCTCCTGCTACCAGAGGTTGTTTAGAGAGAAGCCACAGGTAGGTCACTTCAGCTGGGGAACTACCAGGGATTCCAGATTAACAGGTTAAAGGGGTTGAGGGCTTGAAATAAGAATGGTGATGAATGGGGAACTGTTTCAACCCTTGGCATAACTCTGAAGCTTTTAGGGCTAGCCATGTTTTTGAAGTTAGAATCTAGTACCGAGTGGGGAGTTGTTCATGAGCCCTcacccctaactgaggagctGTTGACAGCCACTGGcttggggaggagaaagaatgagttttctttaaaggtgtgACTTCTGCTAGGTCATCCATGTTCCAGTGGATGGCTCCATACCCATGAGTCTATGGGCTTCACAAATGGAAGTGCAAAACAAGAGGAGTTAAGGGTGGGTTTGGACCTTGGAtgtctttgttgtgtgtgtgtgacagaaacTGTGATCAAAATATTACTGTATGATATTCTCAAAAAACTCTTAAGAATAGTGCATGATAATCCACTATGTTCATTTCTGTAGCAAAAATGTGAGTAGACACTCAAGTGGGGTAGAGAATATAAACAGCCCCATATTAGATTAGATCCAATGCCACCAAATGTGGAGCTGTGAGATTTTCTTGTCGAATGAGTTTAGGAAACTGTTTGTCAGTGCGTTTTGGATTGGAAATAGCAGTGGAGggattgtgcatatgtgtggtgtcCACACCGAAGACACTTAGGTTGCATGCACATTGCATGCTGAAGTTTGTAGTTTGGCAGTGCGTGGAGCTGATCCAATCCTTGTGTTGCCTTTTGCTGGATTCACTGGCATGGACAGTGATAGGGAGGTGGACTATCATGATCTGAAGACATCAAAGATATCTTgacatttattttgttgtataGCTGGTACTGGTCTAAATGTGCTATGGATTGTCTCACTAATTCTTAAAGCAGCATACTGAGGTATTCCATGATCGTTTCTATCTTAGAGGTGAGAAAATTGAGTCTTAGAGATGTAGAAAAATACAGGATGATGCCGAGCATTGCTTCTTGTCTGACTTTATGCACGTCTGCTGTGTCCTTCTTATGGTGCCTGAAAGGACTCAGGAGCTTGTCCATCCTGCCAGCCAAGGTCTGAATTGGATCACACCTCCAAATATGGCAGCTGCCGTAGAGGGCATCACTTGTGGTCAGTGTGCATTCATGGAAAAAGGGCCAAAAGGAAAAATGGCTGAGCGTGCCTTCTGCCTGTGCTTCTAGTACCTCAGACCACACCCTAATGGGCTAGTATCTAAAAGGCTATTGcctgaatgaattcccacaacaggaATTGTGCTCTTCATGGCAAAACAAGCAAGTGCTGTTGAAGAGTTCATATGGTAGGGCTGGGAAGGAGGGCAGGAAGGAACCAAGAGCCTGAGAGAGGTTTTCCTGTGAGCCATCCAGCCACTCGAAATGTTTGTAGACTTGCTAAAAATCCTGCTGACAAGCAGTCCTGACTTGCTTTGATCTGCATGCTAGTGGGTGCATTGCACCTAGTTCGACatctagagaaaatgaaaagtcatTTGAAGGTGATTTCTTGAGGGTTTGCCACCAGCCTGAAAATGTGTAGGTAGGTTTTGAAGTGTCTCATTGACAATTCAGGGACAGTCCACTCCCCTATTCCAGAAGATAGCACTTAAGTTAATGAAgttctgtctctttgtctttctcccaTCCTTTTGTATTAAAGCCTTTTCCTGCTTAGACACTTACTTAGAAGGCAGGAAGATAGGGGTACCCTGAAATCCTGGCCATTAGAATATAGGGAAAGTTTCAACATTGACCATGTTTGGAAGGGGAGTAAAGGAGAACCTGGCAACTGGTACATCTCAACTCTCCCAAGAAACTAGTATAATGAAGTAGGGATGTAATGCCACAGCTGAGTGGAAATGACCTAAGGTTTCTGTGAATATTGGCATTCTAGGAACTGCGGGGGCAGACGGGCTTGGGGCGACAGGACCCAGATCACAGGGCTGTAGAGAGTAGATCTGGAACCTAAGGTTTTGAGCTAGGATAGAGAATGGAGGTGTAAGTGCAGCGAAGGGTCAGTGAGACCATGGCCTTTTCTTGTGTCCTTACCCCTTGAAAAGCCTGGCAGGAGCAGGTATGCAGTTGAGAGATTCAAGGTAAAACTGGTCAGTCAGCTTTATTCCCCTTACAGAATGTGCCCAGCTAGGACATTCGTTAATGGATGAAGTTATTCAGATGGAGTCCACAttgccttattttatttattaaagaaattttatttagaaacagtTTTTACAAAAAAGTTTCGGGTATGAAAATGGCCCTCCAGAGTGTAACTCAGATAATCACGTTCATGTGCTGCTGAGGGTGTGCCCCATTCAACCTGTGCAACGGtgctgcttcctgttcctgcatCCCTTTGCCTCTAAGTATTTCAATTGGGGTGCTCTCTTGCGTACCTTAATAGATACCAGTTATTATATCTACTTTAACTTACTGTCTAGATCAGTTTTACTTTGTATGATTagtatcttaaaatttttttaaattttattttttgtattttatgtgaatgaatgtTTTGCTTACTTCTACATGTGCATTCATGGTACTTTCAAAGATTAaaaggtgtcaaatcccctggaactggagttgtggatggttgtgagccaccttgtgagtGCTGAtatctgaaccctggtcctctgccaaaccaaccactgagacatcttcagCCTTTAGTGTCTTTTTTGTAAGAGTTTTATTGACATATAATTGACACACAATAAACCACATGTTTAAAAAGTAGtttgttttgatatatatatatatatatccataaaatGATTACTATAATCAACATGATAATCAAGACAATAAACATATCCACTCACCCCAAAATTTACTGACGTCCTCCAGCCCCAGATTGAGAGCTTCAGTTCTTCAGTGGTCACTAAGAGACTTGAGacaggttttgatttttttgtcagTTTCATGAGtagtatttaattttcattttgcttatgCTTGAAGTTGAACATTTTCTGATATGTGTAAGGACTATGTGTTTCTTATGAGCTACCTTTATTGGCTCATTTTCTATAGAATTGTTTGCCCCTTTTTCCTCTGTTATTTGAAGTCTTCCCCTAGTGTGATAATGTGTGTCAGTGATTGATGCTGCAGAAGTGCTCAGTCCATTCTCTTTCCTTATGCTCTTTCTACCCATGTAAAAGTCTTTCAAGTAAGGAAAAACATCAATTTGCTTTTGTTGCACCAAGAGTCAAACCTAGAAAGCCTTCCTCAGCCACCCATATTTCCTCCTAGACTTCAGttgttggtttgcttgttttgtttttaatttgtttgaatTTCTGGTGTACTTGGAAATTATCcatatatagatataattttaCACCTATATTTTTCCAAATTCCTGTATAATAGTTATAGTCTTGTTCTGTTCCATTGCATAGTCTACTTATTTATTACACAGTCTAATTGCAGACTTTTagtaattattattttgatatcTCATTGAACAAGTCCCTCCACCACTCTTTTTCGCAAATATTCCTGTTTGTCTCCATACAAAAGCAGATTTATTGAATTTTTGATGGTCCAGTGTAATTCAAGTAAAAGGATGTTGAAGTATTTTACGTTTTTTTAGGAATTGTAATTTTGTTTCATACAGGCTTTTGAATGTTTAagtttatctttaaatatttgttttcatagaTTTTGCATAGGATTTTTATCTCCATTACTTCTAATTACTTTTTGTGGCTCTGAAGGCCATTGCACACTAGTATGTTAGTGGTTTTTGCCATTGACTGCTGTGTAACTGTTTCTAGAAACCCGCACAGCATCAGCAAACAGATAGTTTTGCTTCAGTCTTCAGTTGTTTCACTTGTATTGGCTGACTAATAACCACTGAGATTGTGGGCAGCATGACTTTAAGATTAATATaattactattttcttttctttttttcttggtttttccagacagggtttctctatgtagccctggctgtttctggaactagctttatagaccatgctggcctcaaactcgagatctgcctgccctttcctcccaagtgctggagttaaaggcatgtgctgccacatcCAGCCCCTCTTCTATTTTcaagttgttgttttgttgttggtatGTTACCACAATACTATCAACAGGAGCTGGGTAATGCTCCATTGTATATCTATAGcacattttgtgtgtctgttggTCTGTCACCGACTCTGACGCTGATTCCATAACTTGAATATTGTAGGCAGTGCCTCCATAAACACGAGTGTTGTTGGCAGTCTGGTGTTATTTCTGATATCATTGTATTAAACAGAAtaaccaaacacagaaagacaaatattctcCTTCGTTGTGTTTCCTTACTAAGTCAGGTgtgatatttgatttttaaaaaatttattttaggatAGTTTGACTTGAAGAATGGGGGTTAAATGGTCttacctctccctccttctgaacTAGACTCTGgctgaaagacagaaaatgagatCTGGCTGGTAGGGAACCAGGagggagtgagtgagtgagtgagtgagtgagtgagtgagtgcgtgcgtgcctgcctgcctgcctgcctgcctgcctgcctgcctgcctgcctgcctgcctgcctgcctgccttccttccttccttccttccttccttccttccttccttccttccttccttccttccttccttccttccttcctgtcctatCCCACTACCCTCATTTTCTGCCTCATTTTGAAGCGGAGAGCATGCCGTCCTGATCCTGCAGTCTGCCTCCTTGCTTCCCCCTTTTCCTTAGTTACTCCCTGTGCCCTTCCTCCCCACTGTGGCATGTGGGATTATACATACTTGAGGTAACAGttggttttctctctcctctttaggTTCATGGCTTCTTCCTAATCTCAGCGTGGAAGAATCAACCCTTAGATTGGGAAAGTGAGCCAGGCAAGCCCAAGGCAGCCTTGAGCCCTCCCCTTGACTGCCCTCCCCTGTGGGGGCCAGGATGCTGAAGAAGCAGTCTGCAGGGCTTGTGCTTTGGGGTGCTATTATCTTTGTGGGCTGGAATGCCCTACTGCTCCTCTTCTTCTGGACACGCCCAGCACCTGGCAGGCTACCCTCAGACATTGCTCTTGATGACGACCCCGCCAGCCTCTCCCGTGAGGTGATCCGCCTGGCTGAGGATGCTGAGGTAGAGTTGGAACGGCAGCGGGGACTGTTGCAGCAAATCAGGGATCATCATGCTTTATGGAACCAGAGGTGGAAAGTGCCCACTGTGGCCCCTCCAGCCTGGCCTCGTGTGCCTGTGACCCCCTCACCAACAGTGATCCCCATCCTGGTCATTGCCTGTGACCGCAGCACTGTCCGGCGCTGCCTGGATAAGTTGTTGCACTATCGGCCTTCAGCTGAGCGTTTCCCCATCATCGTCAGCCAGGACTGTGGGCACGAGGAGACAGCACAGGTCATTGCTTCCTATGGCAGTGCTATCACACACATCCGGCAGCCAGACCTGAGTAACATTGCTGTACAGCCAGACCACCGCAAGTTCCAGGGTTACTACAAGATCGCCAGGCACTACCGCTGGGCACTGGGTCAGATCTTCAACAAGTTCAAGTTCCCAGCAGTTGTAGTTGTGGAGGATGATCTGGAGGTGGCACCAGACTTTTTTGAGTACTTCCAGGCCACCTATCCACTGCTGAGAACAGACCCCTCCCTTTGGTGTGTGTCTGCTTGGAATGACAACGGCAAGGAACAGATGGTAGACTCGAGCAAACCTGAGCTGCTCTATCGAACAGACTTTTTTCCTGGCCTAGGCTGGCTGCTGTTGGCTGAGCTGTGGGCAGAGCTGGAACCCAAGTGGCCCAAGGCCTTCTGGGACGACTGGATGCGCAGACCTGAGCAGCGGAAGGGACGGGCCTGTATTCGGCCAGAAATTTCGAGAACAATGACCTTTGGCCGCAAGGGTGTAAGCCATGGGCAGTTCTTTGACCAGCATCTTAAGTTCATCAAGCTGAACCAGCAGTTCGTGTCCTTCACCCAGCTGGATTTGTCGTACCTGCAGCAGGAGGCCTATGACCGGGATTTCCTTGCCCGTGTCTATGGTGCCCCCCAGCTACAGGTGGAGAAAGTGAGGACCAATGATCAGAAGGAACTGGGAGAGGTGCGGGTACAGTACACTAGCAGAGACAGCTTCAAGGCCTTTGCTAAGGCCCTGGGTGTCATGGATGACCTCAAGTCCGGTGTCCCCAGGGCTGGCTATCGGGGCATTGTTACTTTCCAGTTCCGGGGCCGGCGTGTCCATCTGGCACCCCCACAGACCTGGGGTGGCTATGATCCTAGCTGGAATTAGCACCTGCCTTTCCCTGCTGGGTCTCCTTGGCGTACCATGAGCTGAGACAGGCCTGCAGTCCCTGGGCTATACCGTCCTGTCAGCGTTTCCCTCTTGGGTCTAtaatctttctatttctgtgccCCCCTCCCCAGTGGCATTCTAGTGCACAAACCATGATGAGGGTTATACTCCTGTTATCAGGAGAACTATTGTGTGGTGTATTTGGTGATACTGAACAAGAAACCACTGTGTGGTATGGGGAGGCTTGGGCTTGTTGGGGCCAGGGTGTTCTCTCGAAGGGCATCTGCGGAGAGCTTGGCAGCTCTAGCTCTCTTGCCAGGCCTGTTGACCCTGACCTGGCTTCTGTCAGAACATGAACCCACCTTATATACCTATTCTCCCTTTCTTCACCTTCCCCCAGTGTGGGGCGAGGTTATGGAAGAAGGAATGGGTTTGTGGCCAAATGAGACTAACCAAAGGGGCTCCACTCTCAGGGTCAGATTGGAGTTGTTGGGGTGCCAGGGGCCACTGCCTCCTggcctctcttcctgctgactcTCTAATGTTCTTCTCCTGCAGCACAGCAGCTTGTGGttgggagatgggaggtggaaagGGAGAGCAATTTCTGTGCTAGGGCCAGCTGTCGGGAAAGCCCGTACTTGGGCACCCCTCCTttctggaagtcagttctctctgtaTCTGTTAGGAGGAGTTGGTGCCAGCCTGGTGGGAGACAGTGGGCTGACTTCTGTGCCTCTTTTCCCCTGGGGTTTGGTGTAGAGGCTCCTCCCTGAGGGCTAGCCCCTGGTGGCCATCTCAGAGCAAAGTATCCCAGGACATCTCTGGCCCCAAACCAGCTTCTGTCCTGCCTTCCTAAGCATTCCCACATCTCCCCCCGCCAAGCTGCAGGTAGCAGGTTGGAGAgaaatttgtgtgtttttgtttgttgcctGACCTTAGTTtcatggaagaaaaatgaaatctacagaattattttcaaaaataaagtaaaggCTGAATTGTCTGAATTTCCTGTCTGTGTCCTAGGAAAGAAGGCAAAAATGGTGGAGGGGCCAAGGGGAGGGAGCGAAGTCTACGGGAAGAACCAGGCAGGTGAGAGAGCAAGAGGACAGTAGAAGGACAGAAAACGAGAGCAGGGTAGCTGCGACTAGGGGAGGGCAAGGGACAGCTAGGAAGGGGACCAGGTGGGGTAGCCAGGCTGGCTTGTGGGGAGGCCCCCGGCTGCAGGCCTGCTGTTAATCTTCACGTTGGTTAGCAAGTGGGTCTGGGAGCGCTCTGCAGAAAGCACGGCGTCTCAACCCTCCTAGGGCTGTCTCGTGGCATGTGCCCTTGGCTCACTCGGGCAGTGTCTACTGGGCACCTCAGCAAGCTGCCCATGAGTCCAGGGTTTGCAGATATAGGGCAGGCTCTGCAGTGGCAGTGGCACTTAAGACTCTGGATTGTGGCCTCAGTGACAGCCAGAGCAAATCTGTCCCACCCTCAGTCACAGTCAGTGCACTCTGGAAAAAGTTTCATTCCCTGCTagtgtgggtgcgtgtgtgttcatgtttgtgtagATACACGTGTGCACTTTTATGGAGTCCAAAGGTCAACCTCATGTCACTCAAAATACTGTCTCTGTTACTTTCCCACTGGCAGAGAACTTACCCATTACGCCAGGCTGGTGACCACCGAGCCCCAGGAGTCCACCAGTCTACCTCAGTGCTGCGACAACTGGCCTTTTTACGTGGGTTCTAGCAGTTCAACCTAGGTCCTCTTGTACAGCAAGTTATTTGTTAGCTGAGAGCTACCTCCCCAGtccaaatattttacaaaacGATTTCTTAAAACCTTGGATCTTACTGAATGACAGTCAAATTTGGATCTGGCCAGTTTTGGTAGAGATCACTGGGTAAGCTCTGtccagaagggaagaaggaggagctaGTGACTTTGGTTTTGGGCTCAGGAGTGCAGGCTAAAACGATGGACCCCTCTTCGCTCGTCTTGAACTTTTACATTGGTTGTGTCTCCCCTTGCTGCTCTGAGATGAATTATTTAACTCTGATCTTGAAAGGAGATAGTCCATTGTTTGTAGCTGCAGATGCAGGGCCGAGAGAGGAGACACATCATCTCTGACCATTGAGTGGGGAGTAGTTTGGACTTCATGTTGTTAGCACTTAATGCATTTAGCAGCCTCTGGCCAAATGCTTTGTTCTGAACACTGGCAGGATTGTGTTGCTGCTGTTTACCAGTGGAGAAGCAGGCACAATAGGGGTGAACTTGATCGGGGGTGCTTGGGGCAGACCCAGGATTTGAATGGAGTGTGCTGTAAAGAACTTAGCTACGGAACCAGTCCATTTTATCCTTCAGTGCCTTCACCCCTCCCCAGCCTCATCTGGCCCCACGGCAGACCGTGATACCAGGCTGCCCTGGATCGTGGGTATTTTAGCGTGAGTCCAGGAAGTACAGAGCAGGAAAAAGCAATGGGATGATTTGAAGCCCACTAAAGCTGTGCAGAGGCTTAAGAAGAACAGCCTGGCTTCTCAGGTTTTCCTCGAAATGAAGAGTCCCTTTTTGAGGTCTCTTCatattctgtttgcttttgaaGTGTGCCCCAAAGCGTTAGCTTTCTGCTTTGAGGGTCATGTGTGTATAGTTGACAGGATCCCTGATGCTTTTGTGGATAACAAGGGGGTGCGCCAGCTGGAAAGCACTGTGGTGTTAAACGTAGAGTTGTCttctcttacagttcagagattccaCAGTCATCCCAGGTCACCTGCCTCGGGGCTTTGCTGTGGTTCCGCTTTTGTTCCTATTCAGCACCCCTTGGTCCGCCCACTGCCATTCCTCCTTATGCCCGCCCTTCGCTCATGACTCTGAGGGCTCAGGACCACTATCTTTGTCTTCCCTATGGCCTCACCCTCTCTAGGTCACGTTGAGAGTCACCCCAGTGTAGACAGATGTATTGGGTGTAGTCTCTGTGACAAGGCTTCAAGTCTTCAGTAGACTTCAGCTCGTTTCCGTTTGGTCCCTGTCGGGTGGGTTGCCAGGAGAACTGAACCTCTTAGGAAAGACCAGGAGGGCGGGAGTAAGAGGATAATTACAGCACTTGATTGAAAATCTTACTTTAAGAATGTCGTCTCCCCTTTATTCCATATTTGTTTTAGGAAATCAAAACAGATTACAGTAATATCCATGCCTCTACCAGATTTATATTGTGGTGCAGGATCCTACCAGACTTCTTTTGCACACAAATAGAACATTTAtcaaaaattcataaaattctGCAAATACTTAGCTTATATAAGTTTACGTAACTAATAAGTTTATGTAACATAATGTTAGCCTCATTTTTAAGAAATATGGGTCTCAGATTTCTAGGTGGGAGTTCTGCAGCATCAGGTTTTCTACTCAACACTTGGCTAGCCTGGGCACATCTCAAGGAGTTTGTTTGAAGCAGAGGTTAGAGGCCCCTTTCAGGTCAGAGATCCAGAGGCTCAGAGACCAAACATGGTGGTATAGATTATCTGTAGCGCCCGTACGTGAGCCGggacttaaaaacacacacac
Coding sequences:
- the Mgat1 gene encoding alpha-1,3-mannosyl-glycoprotein 2-beta-N-acetylglucosaminyltransferase; translation: MLKKQSAGLVLWGAIIFVGWNALLLLFFWTRPAPGRLPSDIALDDDPASLSREVIRLAEDAEVELERQRGLLQQIRDHHALWNQRWKVPTVAPPAWPRVPVTPSPTVIPILVIACDRSTVRRCLDKLLHYRPSAERFPIIVSQDCGHEETAQVIASYGSAITHIRQPDLSNIAVQPDHRKFQGYYKIARHYRWALGQIFNKFKFPAVVVVEDDLEVAPDFFEYFQATYPLLRTDPSLWCVSAWNDNGKEQMVDSSKPELLYRTDFFPGLGWLLLAELWAELEPKWPKAFWDDWMRRPEQRKGRACIRPEISRTMTFGRKGVSHGQFFDQHLKFIKLNQQFVSFTQLDLSYLQQEAYDRDFLARVYGAPQLQVEKVRTNDQKELGEVRVQYTSRDSFKAFAKALGVMDDLKSGVPRAGYRGIVTFQFRGRRVHLAPPQTWGGYDPSWN